The Clostridioides sp. ES-S-0010-02 genome window below encodes:
- a CDS encoding DNA adenine methylase, producing the protein MNKVLNWPGGKWSVTHNIISILPKHNIYLEPFFGSGAVFFNKEICNTEILNDADGQIVNLFKCIRDKPVELANAIYFTPYARDEYISNCNFKETDNDIEKARKFIVRTNMSRGGLQKYKTGWRHAGPKLSKTNFQKVIGKWNDLPDYILNTAIRLKDAEIENRDAIDLIKKYNKSDSLIYADPPYLLKTRSQKMYNIEMETEEHEKLLKVLLNHAGPAIISGYDSNLYNCMLKSWNKLEFRAYAEQGRLRKEVLWTNFETNKQLSLFK; encoded by the coding sequence ATGAATAAGGTTTTGAATTGGCCAGGTGGGAAATGGAGTGTGACACATAACATAATAAGTATACTTCCAAAACATAATATATACTTAGAACCTTTTTTTGGAAGTGGAGCGGTATTTTTTAATAAAGAAATATGTAACACAGAGATATTGAATGATGCAGATGGACAGATTGTAAACTTATTCAAATGTATAAGAGATAAGCCAGTTGAATTAGCAAATGCTATATACTTTACTCCATATGCAAGAGATGAGTATATAAGCAATTGCAATTTTAAGGAAACTGATAATGATATAGAAAAAGCTAGAAAATTTATAGTAAGAACTAATATGTCTCGAGGTGGGCTACAAAAATATAAGACTGGGTGGAGACATGCAGGACCTAAACTAAGTAAAACTAATTTTCAAAAAGTTATAGGTAAGTGGAATGATTTACCTGATTATATTTTAAATACAGCTATAAGATTAAAAGATGCAGAAATAGAAAACAGAGATGCTATAGACTTAATAAAAAAATATAACAAAAGCGATTCTTTAATATATGCAGACCCTCCTTATCTGCTAAAAACAAGAAGTCAGAAAATGTACAATATCGAAATGGAAACAGAAGAACATGAAAAATTATTAAAAGTGCTTTTAAATCACGCTGGTCCTGCAATAATAAGTGGATATGATTCTAACTTGTATAATTGTATGCTTAAAAGTTGGAACAAATTAGAATTTAGGGCATACGCAGAACAAGGCAGATTAAGAAAAGAAGTATTGTGGACCAATTTTGAAACTAATAAGCAACTTAGTTTATTTAAATAA
- a CDS encoding DUF3850 domain-containing protein — translation MIHELKILPQYFKEVVNGNKTFEVRKNDRNFKKGDLLVLQEFDGKEYTGLETRKEITYVLDNSDYLQNGYVVLGIK, via the coding sequence ATGATACATGAATTAAAAATACTACCCCAATATTTTAAAGAAGTTGTAAATGGGAACAAAACTTTTGAGGTTAGAAAGAATGATAGAAACTTTAAAAAAGGTGATTTGTTGGTACTACAGGAGTTTGATGGAAAGGAATATACAGGTCTTGAGACACGAAAAGAAATTACTTATGTACTTGATAATAGCGATTATCTTCAAAATGGATATGTTGTTTTAGGAATAAAATAA
- a CDS encoding DUF1827 family protein, which produces MLLVENKNDRSILAKESLERLGAKNVKIYNMDTGSNVIYSVENGKEHLTISNEKRFPNWNEIKYVRYKLMKPNKTIVQILPPKEEYINLHENCFHLWEIEDNAVPTK; this is translated from the coding sequence ATGTTATTAGTTGAGAATAAAAATGATAGGTCCATTCTTGCAAAAGAATCGCTTGAAAGATTAGGGGCTAAAAATGTGAAAATATATAATATGGATACTGGGAGCAATGTTATATATTCAGTTGAAAATGGAAAAGAGCATCTAACTATATCAAATGAAAAAAGATTTCCTAATTGGAATGAAATTAAGTATGTTAGATATAAATTAATGAAACCAAATAAGACTATAGTACAGATATTACCACCAAAAGAAGAATATATAAATTTACATGAAAATTGCTTTCATCTTTGGGAAATAGAGGATAATGCAGTTCCAACTAAATAA
- a CDS encoding recombinase RecT, producing MASEKAKGALEKKVTGTNTVKASPSKGMEQLMNKMAGQIKKALPSMISSERFQRVALTAFSNNPRLQSCEPMSFIAAMMESAQLGLEPNTPLGQAYLIPYGKKVQFQIGYKGLLELAQRSGKIKTIYAHKIRENDKFEIKYGLHQDLVHEPKLNGDRGEIIGYYAVYHLDTGGHSFSFMTKDEIIEFAKNKSKSYSSGPWQTDFDSMAKKTVIKQLLKYAPLSIELQKAMVGDETIKTEIDEDMSLVIDESDNLEVDFEVKEDIEDVGSQVNLEEAINVD from the coding sequence ATGGCTAGTGAAAAAGCAAAAGGAGCTTTAGAAAAGAAAGTTACAGGAACAAACACAGTTAAGGCAAGCCCAAGTAAAGGTATGGAACAACTTATGAATAAGATGGCAGGTCAGATAAAAAAAGCATTGCCTAGCATGATTTCAAGTGAGAGATTTCAAAGAGTTGCTCTAACAGCTTTTAGTAACAATCCAAGATTACAATCATGTGAACCTATGAGTTTTATAGCAGCAATGATGGAATCAGCTCAATTAGGACTTGAACCTAATACACCTTTGGGTCAAGCATATTTGATACCATACGGAAAGAAGGTACAATTCCAAATTGGATACAAAGGTCTTCTAGAATTAGCACAAAGAAGTGGAAAGATAAAAACTATATATGCTCATAAAATAAGAGAGAATGACAAGTTTGAGATTAAATATGGTCTTCATCAAGATTTAGTTCATGAACCTAAGCTAAACGGTGATAGAGGGGAAATAATTGGATATTATGCAGTATATCATTTGGATACAGGAGGACATAGTTTCTCTTTTATGACTAAAGATGAAATCATAGAGTTTGCTAAGAATAAAAGTAAAAGTTACAGTAGTGGACCATGGCAAACCGATTTTGATTCAATGGCAAAAAAGACAGTTATAAAACAGTTATTAAAATATGCACCACTTAGTATAGAGTTGCAAAAGGCTATGGTAGGTGATGAGACAATAAAAACTGAAATAGATGAGGATATGAGCTTAGTTATAGATGAAAGTGATAACTTAGAAGTTGATTTTGAAGTAAAAGAAGATATAGAAGATGTAGGTAGTCAAGTAAATTTAGAAGAGGCTATAAATGTTGATTAA
- a CDS encoding YqaJ viral recombinase family protein translates to MNKNSSRRKYLDAFVVTDTKNIDKTDWLKNRQLGIGGSDASAVAGLNPWKTSVQVYIEKKEEIPIETKSFRMELGNRLEGLVAELFTEETGLKVRNVNGMLKNEKYPFAIANIDRAIVGEKAFLECKTTNSFSIKEWENGVPLHYEIQCLHYMAVTGATHCYIAALLGNEKFVWHKINRDEEVIENLMKIESEFWEKNVLKDILPIPDGSDAYSEFLKARYKNSVKEKIELNLLEDGISKLKRYDDIVSQMKELKGEKQLIEQEIQSEMKEYELATLDGRMITWKGTTKRSIDTKRLKEEMPDIAEKYTNISSYRTFKIK, encoded by the coding sequence ATGAATAAAAATTCAAGTCGTAGAAAATATTTAGATGCTTTTGTAGTAACTGATACTAAAAATATAGATAAAACTGATTGGCTTAAAAATAGACAATTAGGAATAGGAGGTAGCGATGCGTCAGCAGTAGCAGGATTAAATCCCTGGAAAACTTCTGTTCAAGTATATATAGAAAAGAAAGAAGAAATACCAATAGAAACTAAAAGTTTCAGAATGGAATTAGGCAATAGATTAGAAGGATTAGTTGCAGAACTTTTTACAGAAGAAACTGGTCTTAAGGTCCGTAATGTAAACGGAATGTTGAAAAATGAAAAGTATCCTTTTGCAATAGCTAATATAGACAGAGCTATAGTGGGAGAAAAAGCTTTTCTAGAATGTAAGACAACAAATAGTTTTTCTATAAAAGAATGGGAAAATGGAGTTCCACTTCATTATGAAATACAATGTTTACACTATATGGCTGTCACAGGAGCTACACATTGTTATATAGCAGCACTTCTTGGAAATGAAAAGTTTGTATGGCACAAGATAAATAGAGATGAAGAAGTAATTGAAAATCTAATGAAGATAGAGTCTGAGTTCTGGGAAAAGAATGTATTAAAAGATATTTTACCAATTCCTGATGGTTCAGATGCTTATAGCGAATTTCTAAAGGCAAGATATAAAAACTCAGTTAAAGAGAAAATAGAACTTAATCTACTTGAAGATGGTATTTCAAAGTTAAAAAGATATGATGATATAGTTTCTCAAATGAAGGAATTAAAAGGAGAGAAACAACTAATAGAGCAGGAGATACAAAGTGAAATGAAAGAGTATGAGTTAGCTACATTAGACGGAAGAATGATAACTTGGAAAGGAACCACTAAAAGGTCCATTGATACAAAAAGATTAAAAGAAGAAATGCCTGATATAGCAGAAAAATATACAAATATAAGTTCATACAGAACATTCAAAATAAAATAG
- a CDS encoding DeoR family transcriptional regulator gives MAKKANNSGYYRVEEVMQLLDVAESTAYRIIRDLNKELQKKGYYTFAGKVPKTYLEERFLYKKQSNKKAREEVI, from the coding sequence TTGGCTAAAAAAGCAAATAATTCGGGATATTACAGAGTCGAAGAAGTGATGCAACTTTTAGATGTAGCTGAAAGCACAGCATATAGAATAATAAGAGATTTAAACAAAGAATTACAGAAAAAAGGATACTATACTTTTGCAGGAAAAGTTCCAAAGACTTACTTAGAAGAACGATTTTTATATAAGAAACAATCAAATAAAAAAGCTAGAGAGGAGGTGATTTAA
- a CDS encoding phage antirepressor KilAC domain-containing protein, with protein sequence MNNLQTIKEQELLGKEFRVYGTLENPLFLARDVAEWIDYSKTSEGYYNTSKMLMSIDEEEKMTITNSNSGGNKLFLTEDGLYEVLMQSRKPIAKQFKKEVKKILKEIRKTGGYIHTTEDMSDDEIMARALQVAQKTIEKKSREIEEKDKVIQLQQPKVLFADSVASSDNSILVGELAKLLKQNGINTGEKRLFAWLRDNGYLIKRKGEDYNTPTQKSVNLGVIETKEGTRVHPNGYISVTKTPKITGKGQVYFINKFKSSKQISMLS encoded by the coding sequence ATGAATAATTTACAAACAATTAAAGAACAAGAATTATTAGGTAAAGAATTTAGAGTTTATGGAACTTTAGAAAATCCGCTATTTTTAGCTAGGGATGTAGCTGAATGGATAGATTACAGTAAGACAAGTGAAGGATACTATAATACTTCTAAAATGCTAATGAGTATAGATGAAGAAGAAAAAATGACTATTACAAATAGTAATAGTGGTGGAAATAAATTATTTTTAACAGAAGATGGATTGTATGAGGTTTTAATGCAAAGTAGAAAACCAATCGCAAAACAATTTAAAAAAGAAGTTAAAAAGATATTAAAAGAAATACGTAAAACTGGTGGATATATACATACAACAGAAGATATGTCAGATGATGAAATAATGGCAAGAGCATTACAAGTAGCTCAAAAGACAATAGAAAAGAAAAGTAGAGAAATAGAGGAAAAAGATAAGGTAATTCAGTTACAACAACCAAAAGTACTTTTTGCTGATTCGGTAGCATCTTCTGACAATTCAATCCTAGTTGGAGAACTAGCAAAGTTACTTAAACAAAACGGAATTAATACAGGAGAAAAAAGATTGTTTGCATGGTTAAGAGATAATGGGTACTTAATAAAACGCAAAGGTGAGGATTATAATACACCAACTCAAAAAAGCGTGAATTTGGGAGTTATAGAAACTAAAGAAGGTACAAGAGTTCATCCAAATGGATACATAAGTGTAACTAAAACACCAAAAATCACTGGAAAGGGTCAGGTTTATTTCATTAATAAATTTAAAAGTAGCAAACAAATATCAATGTTAAGTTAG
- a CDS encoding helix-turn-helix transcriptional regulator: protein MKINNNLKLQREKVGLTQLEVAKKAKITERSYQYYEAGERLPNIRTALKIARILNTDCEKLFNE from the coding sequence GTGAAAATAAATAATAATTTAAAATTACAACGTGAAAAAGTTGGCTTAACTCAATTAGAGGTTGCAAAAAAAGCTAAAATAACAGAGAGAAGCTATCAATATTATGAAGCTGGCGAACGTCTCCCAAACATTCGTACAGCTTTAAAGATAGCTAGAATTTTAAACACTGATTGTGAAAAACTCTTTAATGAATAA
- a CDS encoding helix-turn-helix transcriptional regulator, with amino-acid sequence MTKFKDNIKLVRKQMNMTQKQFASLFGISERAYQYYESGSREPNIETLILISNKLNVSTDFLLGLSPNQNRN; translated from the coding sequence ATGACTAAATTCAAAGATAATATTAAGCTAGTAAGAAAGCAAATGAATATGACTCAAAAGCAATTTGCTAGTTTGTTTGGTATCTCAGAACGTGCATATCAGTATTATGAGTCTGGTTCAAGAGAACCAAATATAGAAACTTTAATATTAATTTCTAATAAACTTAATGTTTCTACAGATTTTTTGTTAGGTCTTTCACCTAACCAAAATAGAAATTAA
- a CDS encoding helix-turn-helix transcriptional regulator has product MKNYILKSLRVRQGLRQRDLAKILGMNPSTYSSKENGDRRFTVSEAIKISDFFNTDLRDIFLNK; this is encoded by the coding sequence TTGAAAAATTATATATTGAAATCTCTTAGAGTAAGACAAGGATTGAGACAAAGAGATTTAGCAAAAATATTAGGAATGAATCCCAGTACTTACTCAAGTAAAGAAAATGGCGATAGGCGATTCACAGTAAGTGAAGCAATAAAAATATCAGATTTTTTTAATACAGATTTGAGAGATATTTTTTTAAATAAATAA
- a CDS encoding helix-turn-helix transcriptional regulator, translating to MYKDESNIFSKRLREEREELGLMQKEMANKLSLPANTYNGYETGKRSPALDVVRHIADTLDISTDYLLGRTNIKINISNITEKELIQKLNPSDDMREILNIFSELDDDSKNKALKIAKLFLEEQNTKNKE from the coding sequence ATGTATAAAGATGAAAGCAATATATTTTCTAAAAGATTAAGAGAAGAGAGAGAAGAACTCGGATTAATGCAAAAAGAGATGGCTAATAAATTAAGTTTACCAGCAAATACTTATAACGGATATGAAACTGGTAAAAGAAGCCCAGCGCTTGATGTTGTGAGACATATAGCTGATACTTTAGATATATCAACTGACTATTTATTAGGTAGAACTAATATCAAGATTAATATTTCTAATATCACAGAAAAGGAACTTATTCAAAAATTAAATCCATCTGATGATATGAGAGAAATACTTAATATTTTTAGTGAACTTGATGATGATTCTAAAAATAAAGCTTTAAAGATAGCAAAACTTTTTTTGGAGGAGCAAAATACTAAAAATAAAGAATAA
- a CDS encoding helix-turn-helix transcriptional regulator, which produces MLKKLRKKKRMTQLELAERMGRNRSYISKLENGEYKDIGISTILDLSIALEEDFTELCKYYKLQEIKRRKKQNN; this is translated from the coding sequence ATGTTGAAAAAATTAAGAAAAAAGAAAAGAATGACGCAATTAGAACTAGCAGAAAGAATGGGTCGTAATAGAAGTTATATATCAAAATTGGAAAATGGAGAATATAAGGATATAGGAATATCTACAATATTAGATTTATCTATAGCACTAGAAGAAGATTTTACTGAATTATGTAAATATTATAAACTTCAAGAAATAAAAAGAAGAAAAAAACAAAACAACTAG
- a CDS encoding site-specific integrase: MPAYKDEERKTWFVSFYFTDFHGEKRKKTKRGFKTKKEALEFEREFLNKSKMSTDMTFKSLTEEYMHDMSSRLKLSTLDNKKYLINLKILPFFEKVKINEITPAHVRKWQNELLKSDYSQTYIKTINNQLVAILNYAVKYYNLPSNPAHLAGSVGKKNADEMQFWTLDEFRKFMEFENKSEPRLAFEILFWTGLRLGELMALTPKDVFENKINIDKSYIKLNGEEIISYPKTPKSKRIVPIPHFLYNNIKDYLSKLYDLKEDERIFKFAKSYLSKELDRCCKLSNIKRIRVHDLRHSHASLLVNMDINILTIAERLGHEKAETTWNTYSHLYPNKQLEVAQKLDNLNI, encoded by the coding sequence ATTCCTGCTTACAAAGATGAAGAAAGAAAAACGTGGTTTGTTAGCTTTTACTTTACAGACTTTCATGGGGAAAAGAGGAAAAAAACTAAACGGGGTTTTAAAACAAAAAAAGAAGCTCTAGAGTTTGAAAGGGAATTTTTAAATAAATCTAAAATGAGTACTGATATGACTTTCAAGAGTCTTACAGAGGAATACATGCACGATATGTCTTCAAGGTTGAAACTCTCTACGCTAGATAATAAAAAGTATTTAATAAACCTAAAAATTTTACCTTTTTTTGAAAAAGTAAAAATAAATGAGATTACTCCTGCTCATGTGAGAAAGTGGCAAAATGAATTATTAAAAAGCGATTATAGCCAAACGTACATAAAAACAATAAATAATCAGCTCGTTGCTATACTAAATTATGCAGTTAAATATTATAATTTACCTTCCAACCCTGCTCACCTTGCAGGAAGCGTTGGCAAAAAAAATGCTGATGAAATGCAGTTTTGGACTTTGGACGAATTTAGAAAATTTATGGAATTTGAAAATAAATCAGAACCTCGATTGGCTTTTGAAATTTTATTTTGGACAGGACTGAGGCTAGGCGAATTAATGGCTCTTACTCCAAAAGATGTGTTTGAAAACAAAATAAATATTGATAAAAGTTATATAAAATTAAATGGAGAGGAAATTATTTCTTATCCTAAAACACCTAAAAGCAAACGCATTGTCCCTATCCCACATTTCTTATATAATAATATAAAAGACTATTTATCTAAACTATATGATTTAAAAGAAGATGAAAGAATATTTAAATTTGCTAAAAGCTATCTTTCTAAAGAATTAGATAGATGTTGTAAGTTGTCTAACATAAAAAGAATTAGAGTGCATGACTTGCGACACTCTCATGCTTCACTATTAGTAAACATGGATATAAATATATTAACTATAGCTGAGCGACTTGGACATGAAAAAGCAGAAACAACTTGGAATACATATTCTCATTTATATCCGAATAAACAGCTTGAAGTTGCACAAAAACTAGATAATTTAAATATATAG
- the guaA gene encoding glutamine-hydrolyzing GMP synthase has protein sequence MKHELVLVIDFGGQYNQLIARRVRENNVYCEILPCTASIERIKAKNPKGIIFTGGPNSAYLEDSPTISKEIFELGVPILGICYGVQIMSHVLGGVVRKGNKQEKEYGKTSITYGKSSLFEGITTNSVWMSHTDLIEKAPEGFTIVANTKDCPVAAMENVEQKLYGVQFHPEVEHCLEGDKILKNFLYNVCEVKGDWTTDSFIEDKIKELKEKIGDKKALCALSGGVDSSVAAVLIHRAIGDNLTCIFVDHGLLRKNEGDDVERIFREKFDINLIRVNAEDRFLSKLKGISEPEAKRKIIGEEFIRVFEEESNKLGKMDFLVQGTIYPDVIESGHGNGAATIKSHHNVGGIPEDVDFQEIVEPLRELFKDEVRKIGLELGIEEGLIFRHPFPGPGLGIRVIGDVTKEKCDILREADAVYMDELRKAGLYREIWQAFATLPDVKTVGVMGDERTYAYLVGLRAVTSSDGMTSDWYKMPYDVLEKISNRIINEVDGVNRVVYDITSKPPGTIEWE, from the coding sequence ATGAAACATGAATTAGTACTTGTAATAGATTTTGGAGGTCAATATAATCAGTTAATAGCTAGAAGAGTTAGAGAAAACAACGTATATTGTGAAATACTTCCATGTACTGCAAGCATAGAAAGAATAAAAGCAAAAAATCCTAAAGGGATAATATTTACAGGTGGGCCAAATAGTGCATACTTAGAAGATTCTCCAACAATATCAAAAGAAATATTTGAACTAGGAGTACCAATACTTGGTATATGTTATGGAGTTCAAATAATGTCTCATGTATTAGGTGGAGTTGTAAGAAAAGGCAATAAACAAGAAAAAGAATATGGAAAAACATCTATAACTTATGGAAAATCATCATTATTTGAAGGGATTACTACAAATAGTGTTTGGATGAGTCATACTGATTTAATAGAAAAGGCTCCAGAAGGATTTACTATAGTTGCAAATACTAAAGATTGTCCAGTAGCGGCTATGGAAAATGTAGAACAAAAACTATATGGAGTTCAATTCCATCCAGAAGTAGAACATTGTTTAGAGGGAGATAAGATACTTAAAAATTTCTTATACAATGTATGTGAAGTAAAAGGTGACTGGACTACAGATTCATTCATAGAAGATAAAATAAAAGAATTAAAAGAAAAAATAGGTGACAAAAAAGCTTTATGTGCTTTAAGTGGAGGTGTTGACTCTTCTGTTGCTGCAGTTCTTATTCATAGAGCAATTGGAGATAACTTGACTTGTATATTTGTTGACCATGGTTTACTTAGAAAAAATGAAGGTGACGATGTAGAAAGAATATTTAGAGAGAAATTCGATATAAATTTAATAAGAGTTAATGCAGAAGATAGATTCTTATCTAAACTAAAAGGAATTTCTGAGCCAGAAGCTAAGAGAAAGATAATTGGTGAAGAATTTATAAGAGTATTTGAAGAAGAATCAAATAAATTAGGAAAAATGGATTTCTTAGTTCAAGGAACAATTTATCCAGATGTTATAGAAAGTGGACATGGAAATGGTGCTGCTACTATAAAATCTCACCATAATGTTGGTGGAATTCCTGAAGATGTGGATTTCCAAGAAATAGTTGAGCCATTAAGAGAACTATTTAAGGATGAAGTTAGAAAAATAGGATTAGAACTTGGTATAGAAGAAGGATTAATATTTAGACATCCTTTCCCAGGGCCAGGTCTTGGAATAAGAGTTATAGGTGATGTAACTAAAGAAAAATGTGATATATTAAGAGAAGCAGATGCTGTTTATATGGACGAGCTTAGAAAAGCTGGTTTATATAGAGAAATATGGCAAGCTTTTGCAACATTACCAGATGTTAAGACTGTTGGAGTTATGGGAGATGAAAGAACATATGCTTATTTAGTTGGTTTAAGAGCAGTTACTTCTTCTGATGGAATGACTTCTGACTGGTATAAGATGCCTTATGATGTGTTAGAAAAAATTTCTAATAGAATAATTAATGAAGTTGATGGAGTAAATAGAGTAGTTTATGATATAACTTCTAAACCACCTGGAACAATAGAATGGGAATAG
- a CDS encoding DUF111 family protein, with translation MSSEVYSYLYEKILDEKALDIYTESIYMKKNRPATKISILCNKVDLEKFIEILLLETSTFGVRYNSYNREILDRKFVKLDTKYGLVTIKLGYYKDKLVKATPEYDECKTIAKNEDIPIKKVFADINFRIKEEFSENLLT, from the coding sequence ATGTCTTCAGAAGTATATTCTTATTTGTATGAAAAAATATTAGACGAGAAAGCGTTAGATATTTATACAGAAAGCATTTATATGAAAAAGAATAGACCTGCAACAAAAATATCGATTTTATGTAATAAAGTAGATTTAGAAAAATTTATTGAAATATTGCTTTTAGAAACTAGCACTTTTGGAGTACGATATAATTCTTACAACAGAGAAATTTTAGATAGAAAGTTTGTAAAATTAGACACAAAATATGGATTAGTTACAATAAAACTAGGGTATTACAAAGATAAATTAGTTAAAGCTACTCCAGAATATGATGAATGTAAAACTATAGCAAAAAATGAAGATATTCCTATAAAAAAAGTGTTTGCTGATATAAATTTTAGAATAAAAGAAGAATTTAGTGAAAACTTATTGACATAA
- the larC gene encoding nickel pincer cofactor biosynthesis protein LarC, giving the protein MSEKILYFDIVSGISGDMTLASLLNLGVPEEIFLEEIHKLKMSDEFNINISSKNESGISGITVKVITKETHMHRNLVDIFEIIDESDLNENVKSNAKKIFMVIGEAEAKVHGTTIDKIHFHEVGAIDSIVDIVGASILVDLLCIDKIYSSTVSVGSGFVKCDHGVMPVPAPATMEILKGVPIKLNNVKGECTTPTGAAIIKVLCDEFVEDFEFSPIKIGYGIGHKKFEVPNMLRTVLGEKKKKN; this is encoded by the coding sequence ATGAGTGAAAAAATACTTTATTTTGATATAGTAAGTGGTATATCAGGGGATATGACCCTTGCAAGCTTATTAAATTTAGGTGTACCTGAGGAAATTTTTTTGGAGGAAATTCATAAACTAAAAATGAGCGATGAATTTAATATAAATATAAGCTCAAAAAATGAAAGTGGAATATCAGGTATAACAGTAAAAGTAATTACGAAAGAAACACATATGCACAGGAATTTAGTGGATATATTTGAAATTATAGATGAAAGTGATTTAAATGAAAATGTAAAATCTAATGCTAAAAAAATATTTATGGTAATTGGAGAAGCAGAAGCAAAGGTTCATGGAACTACAATAGATAAGATACACTTCCATGAGGTAGGAGCTATAGATTCAATTGTAGATATTGTAGGAGCATCTATATTAGTTGATTTACTTTGTATAGATAAGATTTATTCTAGTACAGTATCTGTTGGTTCAGGATTTGTAAAATGTGACCATGGAGTCATGCCTGTACCTGCACCTGCAACTATGGAAATATTAAAAGGTGTACCAATCAAATTAAATAATGTAAAAGGAGAATGTACGACTCCAACAGGAGCTGCAATAATAAAAGTTCTGTGTGATGAATTTGTAGAGGATTTTGAGTTTTCTCCAATAAAAATTGGATATGGAATAGGTCATAAGAAATTTGAAGTACCTAATATGTTAAGAACAGTATTAGGAGAAAAAAAAAAGAAGAATTAA
- the larB gene encoding nickel pincer cofactor biosynthesis protein LarB: MDLRKLLEQVKNENIDIDVALEQLKDLPYEDLGYANIDHHRELRNGYPEVIYCEGKSDEHILGIIDKMNQKGSNILGTRCRKETFLKVKEIYSHAEYEELSKILKIQNHAIENIGKGKIVIATGGTSDIPVADEAYYTAKFLGNDVDRIYDVGVAGIHRLLNKRHKIDSARVVVAVAGMEGALASVIGGLVDVPVIAVPTSVGYGANFGGLAALLAMLNSCASGISVVNIDNGFGAGYLAAMINKL, from the coding sequence ATGGACTTAAGAAAATTGCTTGAACAGGTTAAAAATGAAAACATTGATATAGATGTTGCATTAGAACAATTAAAAGATTTACCCTATGAAGACCTTGGATATGCCAATATAGACCATCATAGAGAATTAAGAAATGGATATCCAGAAGTAATTTATTGTGAAGGTAAAAGTGATGAACATATTTTAGGAATTATTGATAAAATGAATCAAAAAGGTTCTAATATATTGGGGACAAGATGTAGAAAAGAAACATTTTTAAAAGTTAAAGAAATTTATAGTCATGCTGAATACGAAGAATTATCTAAAATTCTTAAAATTCAAAATCATGCTATAGAGAATATTGGAAAAGGCAAAATTGTAATTGCAACAGGAGGAACTTCTGATATACCAGTAGCAGATGAAGCATATTATACAGCTAAATTTTTAGGTAATGATGTTGATAGAATATATGATGTTGGAGTGGCTGGTATACATAGACTTTTAAATAAAAGACACAAAATAGATAGTGCTAGAGTAGTAGTAGCTGTTGCAGGAATGGAAGGTGCACTTGCAAGTGTAATTGGAGGCCTAGTTGATGTTCCAGTAATAGCTGTACCAACATCTGTTGGATATGGAGCCAATTTTGGAGGATTAGCAGCATTATTGGCTATGTTAAATAGTTGTGCATCTGGAATATCTGTTGTAAATATTGATAATGGTTTTGGAGCAGGATATTTGGCAGCTATGATAAATAAATTATAA